The Candidatus Palauibacter soopunensis region CTGGGAACTCGCGTAGGGGAAGTACCCGGTCGTGAACGTAAACGGCCCCGCCTGGTCGAGGCAGCTCCGGTCGCCCGGCACCTGACACGGATTGAGACGCTGGTTCCCCGGATCGTTGGGTTGGCCGGTCACATCGAACCAGCGGAACTGGTAGCCGATCGCATAGCCGATCGCGTCGGTCAGCGAATTGGTGAACGTAGCCTCGGCCGTAAGAAGCTCGGCGGTACTGAAGAGGTCCACCTCCTCGTTGATCCAGTCGATCAGCGCGGGCGAGTTCGCGACCGAGGGGTCGTAGCCCGGATTGTCCGCGTTGGTGTACGTCGTGCCCGGCTGCTGCGCGCGAAGAATCGCATTGCTGAACGGATTGTAGAACATGCAGTTGCCCTGGCCCGCCACGGCGCCGCCCGTGTCTCCGAGGCTCATCCCGGCTGCCGACGTGGGGTCGACGACTACGCCGACTCCGCAGTCCGGCCCCCCGAAGCCGCGAAAAGCCAAGTACTTCCGGTAGGCATACTCCGCGGGCTGGTTCACGTTGCCCGCCGCCCGAGAGTAGCCGACAGCCACGTCCACCTCGCCCGTCGTGCCGATGTGGTGGTCCAGCGAAGCCGCGATCCTCTGAGTACGCGACGAACGGCTCAGAGTTCGTCCGGGACCGCTGTTGCCCACCAGGCGCCCGAAGAAGAACCAGTCGTCCTCGAGGCACGCCGCCTGCGAGGCAAAGCCGGCCGCGCCCGCATTCGAGCTGCAGAACGCCTGCCTGCCCGGATTCTCGGGCATGACCACCTGAAGGCCGTCGTATAGCGACGTAGGCGGGAAGGAGGGGGTCGTGTACCAGTCGGGGATGGCGGCCTCCGACCACAGCCCCTCGACGTGAACCGTGGTGTTGTCGCTCAACTCGCTGTTCAGCTCGCCGAACACCCGGGCGTGCCACTGGTTCTCGATCAGGTTGTCCCACGGCCCGTATCGGAACCGGCAGGTGACGCCGGCATCCGTTCCGCCCAGACCCTCGCATCCCGGGTCCACGAACAGACGGGCATCTCCCTGGCTGTCCCCGTAGTGGGAGCGGATCAGCGCGCTGATGAATTCGCCGGGAGTCTCGGTCCCGGTCAGTGTCGGCCGCAGAAAGGCCCCGGGGTTCCCGTAGTAGGACCAGCCGCCGCCGCCCGGCCCGGGATAGGGGCGCAGCACCCAGTCGCGCTCCTCGGCTTCCAACTGCCGGCGCATGGCCCAATCGGCCGAGAGGACCGCGGTTGTTCCTTCGCCCAGACTCGTGCCCCAGATCGCGCCTATGTTCGTGTCGCCGGCACCGCTGAAGTAGTCGTGCGAAGCGGACAGCTCGAATCCCTGGAAATCTCTGCGGGTCACAAAGTTGGCCACGCCGGCTACGGCGTCGGAGCCGTAAATGGCCGAGGCGCCCTCCTTCAGGACTTCGATACGGTCGAGCGCGATGGCGGGGAAGGCGTTGATGTCCACGAACCGGCCGCCGGGAAGTCTGGCCGGGGTGTACACCTGCCGGCGACCGTTCAACAGCGTCAACGTTCGCGAGGCGCCCAGACCTCGCAGATTGACGTTGGTCGCGGTCTCCGGCACGAGCGTCCCGCTCTGGTTGTACCAGCCGTTGCGCTCGCCGATCGTGCCGTGCGCGGCGCCCAGTTTCTTGAAGAAGTCCACTGCTTGCGGCGCGCCCTGCTCCTGCAGCGACTCGCGGTCGGTCACGTCGACCGCATACGGCAGATTCTCAGGCGGCGCCGAAAAGTGCGTCCCGGTCACCACGGCCGTCAGCTCCTCCAACGCGATGGTTCGCTGGGAAGCCAACTGCATGTCGACGTTCGTACGCTCTCCGGCCCGAACGACCACGCCCGAACTCACTCCCGCGACGAAGCCGGGAAAGGTGAAGCGCAGCGAATATGTACCCGGCGGGAGGCCGGCGATCGTGTACACGCCCTGCGCGGACGTCATTGCGGTGCGCGATTCGTCGCCGAGAGGCGCCCCCGTCGCCGTGACCGTCACGGTGGGCATCGCGAGGCCCTCCTCGTTGGTCACGGTTCCGGTGACGGCTCCGTCCTGCGCGAGGGCGGCCGCCGGCCACACAAGCGCGAGCGCGGTAACGAGGCTGGCTCTGAACATGGCTTTTCTCTCGATCTTCATGGTCATCGGATCTCCGGGAAGCCGTCCGGGGGACGGCGGTGTCGTGTCGCCTGTTCGTATCCGTACGCGAGTCGGAAGAGAACCCCCTCGTCGTAGGGACGCGCGAGAATCTGAAGTCCGGCGGGCAGCGTGCCGTACGCGAACCCCATCGGAACCGTGATCGCGGGCATCCCGGTAGCGGGAGCCACGCGCTGGCTGTTGTCGCCGCAGTATTCCTCGTCGCCCCTGTCGATATGGGCGGGCACGCAAAGCCAGGAGGGGTATATGACAGCGTCGAGGCCGGCCTCATCCATCGCCGCGACAAGGTTGGCCAGGTAGGCCTGCCGGCCGTCGTTCTCCGCGTAGTCGGGGCAGGGTTCGTCCCAGTCGGCCGGATGTACATCGAGCGGCGCCCCCTCGTTCCGCCGCAACGACGCCTGCGCGTAGTCCGAGTAGCGCCCGTCCTCCAGTACCTCGAGGACGTCCGTCATCGGCGCCGCCGGGCCCAGCGACCGCAGGTAGACCCACATGTCGTAGCGGAAGCGGCGGCAGAACATCCCCTCCCGCCCCAGTTCCGCCGCGACGTCGAACTCGAAGGGGTCCAGGATCTCGGCTCCGAGCGCCGCGAGATCGTCGATGGCCGCTTCGAAGAGCGCGAGAATCTCCCCGTCGGTCTCCTCGGGATCCGCCAGCGCGCGCAGGACGCCGATCCTGGCGCCCCGGGCCCCGTCGGCGTCCAGGAAGGCCGTGTAGTCCTCCTCCGCGCGCCCGCGCCCCGCCTCGGTGTACGAATCCGCGGGGTCATGGCCGGCCACGACGTTGAACACGCGCGCGACATCCTCCACGGTCCGGCCCATCGGGCCCGCGATATCGCGGTCGAAGGAGAGGGGGATGACCCCATCGCGGCTCGTGAGGCCGATGGTCGAGCGGATCCCGACCAGGGCGAGATGGGAGCTGGGTCCGCGGATCGAGTTGCCGGTGTCGCTGCCCAGCCCGATGACGCCGAACGAGGCGGCGACCCCCGAGGCCGTTCCGCCGCTGGATCCGGCCGGAACGCGGTCGAGTGCGTAGGCGTTGCGCGTCGTGTCGAAGGAGGAACTGACGGACTGGCGCGGACTGAACGCCCATTCCGCCATGTTCGTCTTGGCGAGCACGATCGCGTCGGCCTCGCGGATCTTCCGCACCATGAAGGCGTCGTCGGGCGGAAGGTTGTCCGCGAGCGCGATGGACCCCCCGGTCGTGACCATGTCGTGCGTGTCGAAGTTGTCCTTGACGAGCATCGGGACGCAGAAGAGCGGTCCCGTCGCCTCGCCGGCGGCCAGCGCGGCGTCCAGCCGGTCCGCGCGCTCGAGCGCTCGAGGGTTGAGCACGGTGATCGCGTTGATCGCGTCTTCGTAGGCCGCGATCCGGGCGAGGTGCCGCTCCACGACCTCGCGGCAGGTCGTCGTCCCATCGCGGATCGCCGCCTGCACGTCCCCGATCGTCGCCTCCACGACCTCGAAGGCCGCGCCGGAGCCGTCGTCGGGATTGCATGCCGCCCACTGCATCCCCAGCGTAACACACAGGAACGCAGGGAGCGTGCGTGTGTTTCTCCTCGGTGGCATACATCTAATATGCCTCATCGCGCGGCCCTGCCAAGCGTCTGGGGGGCCCGCAGCCTGCCAAGTGGAGGTGCCGTCGATGAAGCAGACCAGCGAGACGTATCGCCTCACCCGGCGGGATTTCGTGCGTGCCGCCAGCGTGGCACCCGCCGCGGCCTGGCTCGCCGCCTGCGACCGCGCGGGAGACGCCGGGTCATCCGCGGAAGCGGAAGCCGCCATCGCCTCCCGGATGGAGTCGGAGCAGCCGCCGAGGTGGGCGAAGGACCCGTCGCCCTTCATCCAGCGCGTCACGAACCTGGAGACGCGGCTCGAGCTCATCGACGGGTTCATCACGCCGAACGATCTGTTCTTCGTCCGGAACCATTCGCCCACGCCGACGATCGACCCGGAGGGCTACGCGCTGCGGGTAGAGGGGGACGGCGCCGAGACCGAGCTGCGGCTCGATCTGTCCACCCTCGAGTCGCTGCCGCAGCACACGATCACCGCCTACCTGGAGTGCGCCGGCAACTGGCGCGGCCTGTACCCGGAACTCACGGGCACCCGCGCGAGCGGCGGGCAATGGACGACCGGAGCCGTGGGGTGCGCGGAGTGGTCGGGGCCGTCGCTCGCCACCGTGCTCGATATGGCCGGCGTGCGGCCGGAGACGGTCGACGTGAACCTCGTGGGGCTGGACGGCGGCTTCGAGCGTGCCATGCCGCTCGCCAAGGCGCGGGATCCCGACACCATCATCGCGCTGCGCATGAACGGCGACCCGCTCCCCGCGGATCACGGATTCCCGGCGCGGTCCGTCGTTCCCGGCTGGTCCGGGTCCAACAGCATCAAGTGGCTGGGGTCCATACAGGTCTCCACCGAGCGGGTGTGGAACCGGAACAACACGTCGTCCTACGTCCTCATCGGCGACCAGTGGCCGGAGGCCGACCACGCGCCCGCCCAGGGCCAAGTGATCACGGAACTCGTGGTGAAGAGCGCGCTGGCCCTTCCGAGACCCGCGCGGCTGGCGCCGGGGTCCCGCGTCCTTCACGGGTTCGCTCACGCGCCGGCGGGACCGGTGTCCGCCGTCGAATGGAGTCCGGACGGCGGAGCAACCTGGCTGGAGGCCGAGATCGTGGATCCGATTCTGCCCCTGGCGTGGCAACGGTTCGAGTTCGAGTGGGACGCGACCCCGGGAACGCACACGCTGGTCACGCGCGCCACGGATGCGGCCGGCAATACGCAGCCGGATGAACCTCTGATGAACGAAAAGGGCTACCTGCTGAACGTCCCGCTCCCGCACCCCGTGCAGGTGGGATGAGCCGGCACCGGCCGAGTTCCTGACGCGCGCCGGATCGCCTTGATTTACCGGGTGCTCGCGGATCTCGTCCTCGTCGTCCACTTCCTCTTCATCGCCTTCGTCGTCGCCGGCGGGTTCGCGGCGGTCCGCTGGCCGCGGCTGGCGTGGGCGCACATCCCTTGTTTCGCGTGGGGGGCGTTGATCGAGTTCGCTGGCTGGATCTGTCCGCTCACGCCGCTGGAGAACGACCTGCGGATCGCGAGCGGCCAGGCGGGCTACTCCGGGGGGTTCATCGAGCACTACCTGTTGCCGGTGATCTACCCCGGCGCGCTGACCCGGGATATGCAGATCTGGCTCGGCCTGTCCGTGCTCGCGCTGAACGCGGTGGCGTACGCGTGGCTCGTGCGCCGACTACGCCGGGGCGCCCGCGGCCGTCGCTGAGCCCCCCGCTCGCTCGCGCGCCGGGGGGAAGGGGGCTGTCAGTCGATCACGATGTCCCGGGTGAGCTGTCCGTTGCTCTCCCAGTATGTCCTCTTGTTCACGAGCATCGGGTCGTCCGCCGCCGGCTGGACGTTGCCGTCCGCGTCGATCGCCCTCGAGACGATCGCATGCCGCCCCGGCGTCGCGTCCCATTCCGTGCGCCAGAATGTCCACGTGTGCGGGTCGCCCCGGCCTTCGCCCAGCGTCGCCGGCTCCCACGGCCCCTCATCCACGCGGACTTCGACGGTGGCGATGTCCGCGCCCCACGCCGCCCCGTGAATCGCGTACGCATCGCCGCTCCGCGTGACCTTCGCGGGGACGGAGTTGATGTTCACGCGCCCCACCGAGGTCTCCGTCCACACGGTCTCGCCGTCGCGTTCCTCCGCCCGCAGCGTCACGTAGTCGCGGGCCATGAACTTGCCCATGAAGCGGCGGTCGCGGAGTTCGATCCGGGTCAGCCACTTCACGTTCGCGATCCCGTACCAGCCGGGGGCGATGACGCGCAGCGGGAACCCGTGCGCGGTCGGCAGCGGCTCGCCGTTCACGTCGTACGCGAGGATGATGCCGGGGTCCATCGCGTCTTCGAGCGACAAACTGCGCGCGAAGTTCTGCGTCACCGTGTTGCCCCGGATCTCCTCCTCGCCCTCGTCCGCCCCGAAGAAGACGACCTCGATCCCCGTCTCCTGAACGCCGGCCTCGGTCAGCAGCGCCGCAAGCGAGGTCCCCGCCCAGCGCGCGTTGTGGACGCCGCCGATGAACGAGGGGCGGCCGCGGTTTCCCGAGCACTCCAGCGTGAACACGACCTCCTGACGGGGCCGCGCCCTCAACTCGGCGAGGCCGAACGTCCGCGGCCGGTCGACGAGTCCCCCGACCTCGAGGCTCCAGTCGCTCTCCGCGACGACCGGCAACCCGTAGTGCCCCACGCGGAACATCTGACTGACCGGCGTGATCCAGGAATCCAGCTCTTCCCAGTTCAGGATGTTCATCCGCTCCGTCAGCCCCGGGTGCGGACGCTGAACCCATGGGATCACGGCCTCCTGATCGAATCCGGCGAGCCAGCCACGGAAGATGTCCGTCGGAAGGACCGCAAGCCCGGCGGCCGCCGCGCCGCCCCGGATCAGCACCTGTCGTCGTGGAATCGGGTTTCGCTGGCTCATGTCAGACCTCGCCTCGGGTGGATGGTGTGTCGCAAGCTCGGGTCTGATTAGCCATCGGAGCAAGACATCCACCATGGCGGCAGGCTCAGCGGCCGGGCCTCCACGCGGATTCCTCCGACGCATCCGCCGGCCCGATACTTCCTTCCGCCATCGCAAGCAGCTCGTCCGGCGAATGAAGCCGTCCCCGCGCGAAGACGAACCACACCTCGCGGGCGGCCCGGACATCCTCCAGCGGGTTCCCCCGCACGATCACAAGATCCGCGAACTTCCCTTCCTCGATGCTGCCGAGTTCGTCGTCCACGCCCATCGCGCGGGCCGAATTGAGGGTCGCGATGCGGAACACGTCCGCGGGCGGGACCCCGGCGCGCGCGAACGCGAGGAGTTCGCGGTGTACGGCGAACGGCGACCAGTAGTCTCCCCAGCTCGGGTGATCCGTGCCGAGCGTGATGAGGTCGCGCCCGCCGCCGTCATGGAACGCCTTGAGCGTCCGGCGCTTGATCGGCGACATCTTCGCGAACGACTCGTTCACGGGGCGGGGCGGACGGGCTTCGACGATCTCCCGCATGTACGGCGTCAGGAAGCGGTGTTCGTCCGTCCAGTACTCCGTCATCTCCGGGTCGTGCGGCCCCCAGTAGCCGTAGATGGAGAGCGTGGCGTCGAAGTACGCGCCGTGGCCGACATAGAGATCGATGATGTCGCGGAGCGCGTCCCCCTCGAAATCGTCGAACTCCTGCAGCGAGGCGTAGGCCGTGCGGTCGGCCGGCATCATGTCGCCGCCCAGGAAGTGCTCGACGCGGTCGATGCCCATGAGAATCGCGTCGCGGGGGTTCACCGTGTTCCCGAAACCCGAGTCGAGGTGGGCGGTCACCGTAAGTCCGTGCTCGTGCGCCTGTTCGATGAGCACGGAGAGGTGGTCGGGCCGGATTCCCTTGGCCTTGAAGCCGGCCGCGCCGAGCGACGCCCAGTGGTCCACTTCCCGCCGGATCGAGTCGGGTGTCATGGCGTCGTCGTCCCAGCCCCGCCGCCATGATCCGAAGTAGGGGCCGGAGTTGAGGATCCGGGGACCCCTGCGCTCGCCCCGGTCGATGGCGAGCCGCAGCTCCCGCATGCGGACCGGATCCATCTCGCCGGCCGGGAACGTCGTCGTCACGCCGTTGGCGAGGAAGAGTTCGGGATAGGCGGCCGTCTCATCGACGCGGCCATCGCCGAACAGGTCCACCGCGTAGTGGGCGTGGAGGTCGAAGAACCCCGGAAGGATCGTCGCTTCCCGGTCGAGGTCGATCGTCACCGTGACCGGGTCCGTATCCGCCGATCCGCCGATGGAGACGATCCTTCCGTCGCGGATGGTGATTCCGGCGTTTTCGACGAGGGTTCCGGCATGCACGTCGAGCCAGCGCCCGCCCGTGATCACGTAGGTCGCGTTCTCGTCTACGAGATCGACGAGGTCCATCACGATTCCCTCGCAGCCGGCAAGGGTCACGGCCGGGCCGCCCACTCCGAGGGCCAGAAAGATCCATCGTCGCCGCATCCGCCGTCTCCGAACCATCGATGCACCTCGCGTTCCCTGCGTATCGCCTCGGGTCGCGCGAATCGCGGTCGACCCGACACTCAACATAGATGCGCGCGGGTTCCTCCACGACGGACTCGATCCTGTTACTGTGAGCGGTCACCACGCGGCTGCCATCCGAACCGGATCGGAGTTCGACACTGCACGAACCGAGCGCGGCGCTCGCCAATCCCCCGTCGGGCCTCTCGGGACGCACATCGCCGCGCCCCGCAGTGGTCGTGGCGCTCATCGTCGTCTCGCACACGACGGTGGATGCGTATACGGCGTTCCTGCCGCCGCTGCTGCCGCGGATCATGGACAACCTCGGCCTCTCGATCACGCTGGCCGCGACGCTGTCGACCGTGCTCTCCATCTCGACCGCGCTCCCGCAGCCGGCCTTCGGCTACCTGGCCGACCGGTTCGGGAGGCGCGCCTTCCTCGCTGCGGGGCCGATCGTGGGGGCCGTGTTCATCTCGCTGCTGGGGCTGGCGCCCAGCTTCTTCGTCCTCCTTCTCCTCCTCACGGTGGGCGGACTGGGGTCGGCCGCCTTTCACCCGCCGGGGGCGTCGCTCGTCGC contains the following coding sequences:
- a CDS encoding carboxypeptidase regulatory-like domain-containing protein, which produces MKIERKAMFRASLVTALALVWPAAALAQDGAVTGTVTNEEGLAMPTVTVTATGAPLGDESRTAMTSAQGVYTIAGLPPGTYSLRFTFPGFVAGVSSGVVVRAGERTNVDMQLASQRTIALEELTAVVTGTHFSAPPENLPYAVDVTDRESLQEQGAPQAVDFFKKLGAAHGTIGERNGWYNQSGTLVPETATNVNLRGLGASRTLTLLNGRRQVYTPARLPGGRFVDINAFPAIALDRIEVLKEGASAIYGSDAVAGVANFVTRRDFQGFELSASHDYFSGAGDTNIGAIWGTSLGEGTTAVLSADWAMRRQLEAEERDWVLRPYPGPGGGGWSYYGNPGAFLRPTLTGTETPGEFISALIRSHYGDSQGDARLFVDPGCEGLGGTDAGVTCRFRYGPWDNLIENQWHARVFGELNSELSDNTTVHVEGLWSEAAIPDWYTTPSFPPTSLYDGLQVVMPENPGRQAFCSSNAGAAGFASQAACLEDDWFFFGRLVGNSGPGRTLSRSSRTQRIAASLDHHIGTTGEVDVAVGYSRAAGNVNQPAEYAYRKYLAFRGFGGPDCGVGVVVDPTSAAGMSLGDTGGAVAGQGNCMFYNPFSNAILRAQQPGTTYTNADNPGYDPSVANSPALIDWINEEVDLFSTAELLTAEATFTNSLTDAIGYAIGYQFRWFDVTGQPNDPGNQRLNPCQVPGDRSCLDQAGPFTFTTGYFPYASSQTVHRFYGELPINLGDRVDLQFAANYEFHDVASSFDPKAALAIRLLDSDDYQLSARASLQSTFRVPSVDDVNTDKITALEYVWETDVYKAVDTYGSEDLVPERATTGNVGLVLFHFPSRTQATFDYWTYDFKDIINVVPYTAVTRLYDEGGASREAVKEFIRCPDGWGTGTCDAAFIERIRIDLVNWPGMKTSGLDWSLSTRQPVGSAEMSFGIDGTYTHKYDILALTRGGVELQAATSGAGLLNRNNPIAWPLPQWKWTASVGFHTERLSAIGSFYYISSYDDPDSADENYRVIDSFGTLDATLMMKVTDQIDGFVTGFNLLGTPPPLVNWETSYDGFTHDPKGRRIKVGVTYTIN
- a CDS encoding amidase family protein encodes the protein MQWAACNPDDGSGAAFEVVEATIGDVQAAIRDGTTTCREVVERHLARIAAYEDAINAITVLNPRALERADRLDAALAAGEATGPLFCVPMLVKDNFDTHDMVTTGGSIALADNLPPDDAFMVRKIREADAIVLAKTNMAEWAFSPRQSVSSSFDTTRNAYALDRVPAGSSGGTASGVAASFGVIGLGSDTGNSIRGPSSHLALVGIRSTIGLTSRDGVIPLSFDRDIAGPMGRTVEDVARVFNVVAGHDPADSYTEAGRGRAEEDYTAFLDADGARGARIGVLRALADPEETDGEILALFEAAIDDLAALGAEILDPFEFDVAAELGREGMFCRRFRYDMWVYLRSLGPAAPMTDVLEVLEDGRYSDYAQASLRRNEGAPLDVHPADWDEPCPDYAENDGRQAYLANLVAAMDEAGLDAVIYPSWLCVPAHIDRGDEEYCGDNSQRVAPATGMPAITVPMGFAYGTLPAGLQILARPYDEGVLFRLAYGYEQATRHRRPPDGFPEIR
- a CDS encoding sulfite oxidase, whose protein sequence is MKQTSETYRLTRRDFVRAASVAPAAAWLAACDRAGDAGSSAEAEAAIASRMESEQPPRWAKDPSPFIQRVTNLETRLELIDGFITPNDLFFVRNHSPTPTIDPEGYALRVEGDGAETELRLDLSTLESLPQHTITAYLECAGNWRGLYPELTGTRASGGQWTTGAVGCAEWSGPSLATVLDMAGVRPETVDVNLVGLDGGFERAMPLAKARDPDTIIALRMNGDPLPADHGFPARSVVPGWSGSNSIKWLGSIQVSTERVWNRNNTSSYVLIGDQWPEADHAPAQGQVITELVVKSALALPRPARLAPGSRVLHGFAHAPAGPVSAVEWSPDGGATWLEAEIVDPILPLAWQRFEFEWDATPGTHTLVTRATDAAGNTQPDEPLMNEKGYLLNVPLPHPVQVG
- a CDS encoding DUF2784 domain-containing protein, with protein sequence MIYRVLADLVLVVHFLFIAFVVAGGFAAVRWPRLAWAHIPCFAWGALIEFAGWICPLTPLENDLRIASGQAGYSGGFIEHYLLPVIYPGALTRDMQIWLGLSVLALNAVAYAWLVRRLRRGARGRR
- a CDS encoding sulfite oxidase, with the translated sequence MSQRNPIPRRQVLIRGGAAAAGLAVLPTDIFRGWLAGFDQEAVIPWVQRPHPGLTERMNILNWEELDSWITPVSQMFRVGHYGLPVVAESDWSLEVGGLVDRPRTFGLAELRARPRQEVVFTLECSGNRGRPSFIGGVHNARWAGTSLAALLTEAGVQETGIEVVFFGADEGEEEIRGNTVTQNFARSLSLEDAMDPGIILAYDVNGEPLPTAHGFPLRVIAPGWYGIANVKWLTRIELRDRRFMGKFMARDYVTLRAEERDGETVWTETSVGRVNINSVPAKVTRSGDAYAIHGAAWGADIATVEVRVDEGPWEPATLGEGRGDPHTWTFWRTEWDATPGRHAIVSRAIDADGNVQPAADDPMLVNKRTYWESNGQLTRDIVID
- a CDS encoding amidohydrolase family protein — encoded protein: MRRRWIFLALGVGGPAVTLAGCEGIVMDLVDLVDENATYVITGGRWLDVHAGTLVENAGITIRDGRIVSIGGSADTDPVTVTIDLDREATILPGFFDLHAHYAVDLFGDGRVDETAAYPELFLANGVTTTFPAGEMDPVRMRELRLAIDRGERRGPRILNSGPYFGSWRRGWDDDAMTPDSIRREVDHWASLGAAGFKAKGIRPDHLSVLIEQAHEHGLTVTAHLDSGFGNTVNPRDAILMGIDRVEHFLGGDMMPADRTAYASLQEFDDFEGDALRDIIDLYVGHGAYFDATLSIYGYWGPHDPEMTEYWTDEHRFLTPYMREIVEARPPRPVNESFAKMSPIKRRTLKAFHDGGGRDLITLGTDHPSWGDYWSPFAVHRELLAFARAGVPPADVFRIATLNSARAMGVDDELGSIEEGKFADLVIVRGNPLEDVRAAREVWFVFARGRLHSPDELLAMAEGSIGPADASEESAWRPGR